The nucleotide sequence TTGTTTGTCCCCACTCTGAACTAATAATTCCAAAATTCATATTTTGCCGTTTCTCAGTAGAATTTGATTTGTGATATTTTTTCACAGCTATCATATATCCAAGATTAATTAAATCCACTGCAAGCGATATATCCTCTTCTGAAATATTTTCTTTCTTATGATGAACCAAGAATTTAGCAGCCTCTTGTTTAAATAATTTTACTCTTTGTGAACTTTCATTATTCATAAACATACCCAGGTAGTTATTTATGTATTATCTTTTATCTAACGATGTACTAGAACATTAATTAACTAAGTGAACGCTCTTCAGCAAATTCCGTACTAGGGATTAGCTTAAAAATCTCAGAAACAAGATTAGTCGAATATGAGTAAAATCCTTTTCTTATCAGAATCTTCACCGAGCAATTTTCAGTATTAAATTCTTTACACAGATCGTTTTCCAATTTCTCAAGCAGTAATATTTTTAAATCTTTTTCTTCGAACGAAAATGAATTTGAATATTCGTTGTAAATTCTTTTTTCAACTAAGTCAATAATATCCTCAATAAAAAAAACATCAAATCCATCCATCTCAACAACTAAAGCCGCAGGAATTTCAAAAAGTTCTTTTTGTATTTCTGATGGAATATATTCAGCACCTATAACTGGAATCTCAACGATGTACTTTTTTGTAAAATCAAAGTTGAGAGATTTTGATATTTTAAACTGACAAGTATGTTTTGTTAATATCCTCTGCTGTGTTGCAGTTAAAATTTTCTCAATAAAAAATGGAAAACTGAAAACTATATCAGCGGTTCTGGCATTAATGGAATTTAAATACGTGATCATTTTATTACTTAGTTGTTGCAGACCTACATATTCATCCCGATCGTTCAAAATATATAAAATGTTTTCTTCGAATTGCTTTTCGTAAATCTTTTCAATCATTGCATGAATTGATATACTGGTAATTGTATTATCTCCCTCAGCCGTTACTTTTTTACCAATTTTTATGGGGTAATCCAAACCATCTATCGAAACTTCGATTAATTGTTTTTTACTTTTCACCATATTTTGTTCCTTATGTGATTATTTATTTCACCATTTTTTACATAATATTTTTATAGCTAAAATTTCAATTAACTAGAACTATTTCACTTTGTTTAATGATTTTACAGCGGCTTCAGGCTGATAAAGCATTTCTTTTATCCTGAATTTCCTTTTTCCGGCTGGTACACTCCACTCAACTATATCGCCTACCTTATATCCTAATAAAGCTGTTCCAACTGGTGCAAGAATAGAAATTTTGTTTTTTGAGCTATCAGCAAATTCAGGATATACAATTGTGTAATCATATTCTTTATGAGTATTAATATCTTCAACAACAAAAGTAGAATTCATAGTGATAACGGTTTCATCAATATTTTCATCTGTCATCACTTCCGCACGCTCGATCTCTTCAAGTAATTCTTTCATACTTTTCAAATCATTGTTACTCATTCCTAAAGTTTTACCGAAAAGATTTCTGAGTTTTACTTTATCCTTTTCAGTTATATAAATTTTTCTTTTAATCATTTCAACTCCATTTAAAAAATTGTTAACACTGATTATTTGTACAGTATCTTCCCGGTAAACTTTATTTATGATTTCTAGATAAATATCCCCTGAAAGGAGATGCTGGTTGAACGTTGATAAATATATCTGAGTCTATATTATTTACAATTTTCTTTAACTCGTTGTATCGGTTTCTATTAATTACTGTAAATACCATAAGTACATCACCTTTGGCTCCGACACCTGGTAAAATTGTTGCACCGAAGTCAGCATCTCTTAATGCATCTGCAATTAATTGTCCTTTACCTTTTGAAAACATGCTTATCTGAATATAGCTGAAACCGAGCTTTTGGTCTATAGTAACTCCTAAAAAAGTTCCAATCGCGAATCCACCAGCATATCCAATTAAATTAATTTCATGATCCATATGCTGAACTATATATCGCATTGCAAAAATCCAGATAAGTACTTCAAAAAATCCTGTTCATGCTGCTACATATTTTCTTGATTGAATAACAAAGATTGACCTGAGAGTGCCAAGAGAAACATCAAATATTCTTAATACAGCAATAAGGCTGGCGCTTAGTATCAACTCCGGGAACACTCTTTAAATCTCCTTCTCCATCGGAAAGTATTTTTACTCACTTCAATATTATTTAATTGTGCAAAAAAAAGGCCAATAAAAATTCATAATGACTTAATCAACTGGGCAGTATCAGAAAATTGGATTGCAGATTTGCATTGCGAATTGTAAAATGATTTCAGTTTTGCAATCTAAACTCAGCAATGTATTTAACTAAATGACTCCAATTCACAACTTCAAAGAATTTAGTTATTTTAAACAAAAATTTTATTAATCATTAGTGGTTTTTACAGGTGAATGAAATTAATGACAATAACAAACTATTTGCATCCGACGGCATTATTGCAATAAATAAAGATCGGAGAATTATAGTTTTTAATGAAGGTGCAACCAGAATTACTGGTTTCAGTTATGAAACTATAATTTCAAAACAAAGTGATATTCTATTTGATTCAACGCTTCAGGAAAACGCTATTCTGTATAAAAGCTTAAATTCAGGTGAGATTTTTTCGAACATATCGTTAAGAATAAAAACCATAGACAAAAAAGAACTTGAAGTTTTCGCCTCTATTAGTCCACTCATCCAGCCTGATCAAGGAATAATTGGACTCATTATCGTATTCAGAGATATCAATGAGGTTATTTCACTCTATCATTCTCTTGATCAAAAAAACATCGAAATTATCGAAGAAAAAAACAAACTCGAGACGATTTTCAATAGTTTGCTTGAAGGAACTTTTACAATTAATTCTCAATGGAAAATTACATCATTTAATAAAGCTGCTGTAGGAATAACTGGGTTTTCGGTTTCAGAAGCCATAGATAAAGATTATTGGGAAGTTTTTCCTTCTGAGGATGGTAAGGAAGATCTTCAGTTAAAATCATTTATTGCAGATCATCATAAAAATTTGCTGAGAGAGACTACCATCATTCGTAAAGACGGCAGCAGAGTACTTGTGAGAATTAACTCAGCTCCACTATTGGATACTGCAAATAATAAAGTCGGAAGAGTAGTAACTTTCGAAGATATCAGTTTAATGAAAAATCTTTCCAACCATATTGAAGAAAGATTTCATTTCAAAAATATCATTGGTCGAAGTAAACCGATGTTACAGGTTTTTAGCATGATGGAAAATGTTTTGGATACAGATAGTACTGTTCTAATTACAGGAGAAAGCGGAACAGGAAAAGAAATAATAGCACGCTCGATTCACTTGAACAGCGTGAGAAAATCAGAACCATTTATTGCAGTTAACTGTACGGCATTTGCTGAAACGCTTCTTGAAAGCGAATTATTCGGACACGAAAAAGGTGCATTTACAGGGGCAATTCGTACTAAACCAGGTCGATTTGAATTAGCGGGCAATGGTACATTATTTTTAGATGAAATTGGTGACATCCCATTATCAGTACAGGTAAAATTATTACGGGTTTTAGAAAATAGGTTATTTGAAAGAGTGGGTGGAACAAAATCAATTCAACTTAATGCTCGCATTATTTCGGCAACACACAGAGATCTGGAGAATGAAATTAAAAATGGAAATTTCAGAGAAGATTTATTTTACAGAATTAATGTAATCAATATTCATTTACCATCTCTTCATGAACGAAAAGAGGATATCCCAAGCCTGGTAAATTATTTTATGTCAAAGTATAACGAGAAATTCAAAAAAAATATTCATTACATATCTCCCAATGCACTTAAAGTTATCACTCACTACAATTGGCCGGGAAACATTAGAGAATTAGAAAATGTAATAGAACACGCTTTTATTGTATGTAATTCGGATGCAATCAAAACAGAACATCTTCCTCAGAAATTGCAGGAGTTATTAAAAAAATTAAACCTGAACGGAAATGAAACCGAAAATAAAACTCCTTTCGAACAAGTTGAAAAACAATTAATTCAATCTACGCTCCGGAAGTATAATGGAAATCGTTCACAAACTGCGACTGAATTAGGCATAAATAAAACTACTTTGTGGCGGAAAATGAAAAAGTATAAACTTTAAATTTACATTGAAAATATTGGTCTGGATATTGTTATAAAATATATACTAACCAAATGGAGTATATATGAAAGTTGCAATCTGTATTGAATTAACCGATGGTAATCAAAGATTTTCTGATAGATTCGGAAGTTCTGACCAATTCTTAATTTATGACTTAGAGAAGAAAACGCTTCGTGATACTTTTTATAATCATTTTAAGTCTTCACCTACTGCCGAAATTTTTTGTGCACAGTTTCTTATTAAAGAAGGTGTAAATGCTGTTGTATGCAGAAAGTGTGGAAATGATGCAAAAAATCTTTTTTCTGAAGCGAACATTGAAATTATTGAAAACATTGGGTTGAGACCAACCGAATTCTTAAACATACTTTTCGCTAAATACAGCAATAGCAAAAGTATTGCTATTTAAGTATTTGTTTAAAGATGACTATTGAACCTATGTATCTGGTCTTTTATGTTTTGAGCCTACACTCTAAATAAACAATTACTTTTCCGGAACAATTTCTATTCTGCGATTTTGTCTTCTGCCTTCTTCTGTATCGTTATCTCCTATCGGATAATTGTCTCCCATTCCCATTACCTGGAAGTTCTCTCTCTTTAATCCGCCAAAGTAACTTATGTATTCCAAAACTGCCTTTGCTCTCTCTAATGATAAATTTCTCAAAAATCGTTTGTTCCCGTTCGAATCCATATGTCCTTCTATAATCCATTTACTTCCTTCAGGATATCTCTGAATCTTTTTCACTATCTCATCTAACTGTTTCTTACCTTCCATCTTTATCATTGCTGAGTTGTTTTCAAATATCTCATCTCCCATTAAAATAAATTTCTCTTCACTAACTACTTCATCATACTCAGGACATCCATCTTCATCTTCTACTCCATCTTTATCCTCTGCATCATTCGGACATTTATCCGCCGCATCTGGTATTCCATCACCATCATTATCTAAATCCGGACATCCGTCCTGATCTTCAAATCCATCCTTATCCTCTGCATCATTCGGACATTTATCGTTGGCATCTAATATCCCATCACCATCATTATCTACTTCCGGACAGCCATCATCATCTTCAAATCCATCAAAATCTTCAGCTTCATCAGGACACAGATCATCTGATCCGTTAATTCCATCATTATCCTGATCCGTATTAAAAAATGGGGAGAATGTTAATCCGAGCATAATTGTAGTATACGCATCATTCGCAAATGCTGCTTTTACATCATCCAGATAATCTGTCTGCGGGATATATGGATTTGCTGACAGATTTATGCTCACCTTTTCACTTACAAGATATCTCAATCCTACTTCTATACTGTAAGCTATACTACTCTTCTCGTATTTTCCTAAAGCATTATATTCACCTAAATTCCCGTCTCCATCTTTTGGGTCAAACCACAGATTACTTATTCCTCCTGAAACATACGGAAAGACCACATCACCAATTGATACACTATACGTTGCAGCTATCCCTCCATTAAATATTCCTGTTTTAAATGTTGCTGGTATAGTCCTCATTCCATCTTGTGATGATATTGTTCCTCTGTTATCTTCTCCTGTTAACAGATCATAACCAAGCTTTAATTTCAGACCAAAAAGATGTATCGAATTTGTTTTGAAGAAATATTCTCCTGTTGCTCTGAACGAATAGCCCATTTTATTTGTTTGATAATCAGTTTGAGGTAATGTTACTCCACCATCAATTCCAATCACAAATGTGTTGTGGAATGCATGACTAACGGTTTGCTTTACTTGAGGGGATGGGCTGCTCAAAGGCAGAATTAAAATTGAAATTATCAGAATAAAAATGTTGCTATGAAGATTCAAATTTTTGTATAATTTTTTCACGCTAAGACCTATCTGTTATTAGAAATTAGCAAAGATTACTGCATTAAATTAATTCATTTTCAATTCTTATGCGAATTTTTTTACCAAAATGATTCTATAAAAATATTGATTTTGGCCTAAAAATGGATATAATATTTAATTGAGATCAATTATCATGTAAATGCTACATTTAGATACACAAATTGTTTAATTTAGTTACCAGATATTATACTTCAAATTTTTATTAAATTCTAACAGAATATAGAACAGGAGTTTCAATGTTTGATGCAAATATATACACTAATCGAAGAAGGTTATTAAAAGATAAGTTTGATTCAGGTTTACTTTTATTTCTTGGCAATGAGGACAGTCCTTTCAACTACAAATCAAATACTTATACCTTCAGACAAGACAGTACTTTTCTTTATTACTTCGGAATAGACAGACCCGGACTTGCGGCAACTATAGATATTGATAATAATCTCGAAACACTTTTGGGAAATGATCTGAGCATTGATGACATAGTTTGGTCTGGTCCGCAACCAACCGTAAGTGACTTTGCAGATTTAATTGGTATTAAACATACAGCATCTCTGGACAAACTGAATGAGCAAATAACAGGAGCAATTAAAAAAGGAAGAAAGATTCACTTCCTTCCACAATACCGGATTGATAACATATTAAAAATTTCCTCAATGACTGGAATCAATGCATCAAATGTAAATGACT is from Ignavibacteriota bacterium and encodes:
- a CDS encoding sigma 54-interacting transcriptional regulator, yielding MNEINDNNKLFASDGIIAINKDRRIIVFNEGATRITGFSYETIISKQSDILFDSTLQENAILYKSLNSGEIFSNISLRIKTIDKKELEVFASISPLIQPDQGIIGLIIVFRDINEVISLYHSLDQKNIEIIEEKNKLETIFNSLLEGTFTINSQWKITSFNKAAVGITGFSVSEAIDKDYWEVFPSEDGKEDLQLKSFIADHHKNLLRETTIIRKDGSRVLVRINSAPLLDTANNKVGRVVTFEDISLMKNLSNHIEERFHFKNIIGRSKPMLQVFSMMENVLDTDSTVLITGESGTGKEIIARSIHLNSVRKSEPFIAVNCTAFAETLLESELFGHEKGAFTGAIRTKPGRFELAGNGTLFLDEIGDIPLSVQVKLLRVLENRLFERVGGTKSIQLNARIISATHRDLENEIKNGNFREDLFYRINVINIHLPSLHERKEDIPSLVNYFMSKYNEKFKKNIHYISPNALKVITHYNWPGNIRELENVIEHAFIVCNSDAIKTEHLPQKLQELLKKLNLNGNETENKTPFEQVEKQLIQSTLRKYNGNRSQTATELGINKTTLWRKMKKYKL
- the rnk gene encoding nucleoside diphosphate kinase regulator, giving the protein MIKRKIYITEKDKVKLRNLFGKTLGMSNNDLKSMKELLEEIERAEVMTDENIDETVITMNSTFVVEDINTHKEYDYTIVYPEFADSSKNKISILAPVGTALLGYKVGDIVEWSVPAGKRKFRIKEMLYQPEAAVKSLNKVK
- a CDS encoding NifB/NifX family molybdenum-iron cluster-binding protein, coding for MKVAICIELTDGNQRFSDRFGSSDQFLIYDLEKKTLRDTFYNHFKSSPTAEIFCAQFLIKEGVNAVVCRKCGNDAKNLFSEANIEIIENIGLRPTEFLNILFAKYSNSKSIAI
- a CDS encoding DUF2179 domain-containing protein, translating into MRYIVQHMDHEINLIGYAGGFAIGTFLGVTIDQKLGFSYIQISMFSKGKGQLIADALRDADFGATILPGVGAKGDVLMVFTVINRNRYNELKKIVNNIDSDIFINVQPASPFRGYLSRNHK
- a CDS encoding OmpA family protein; the encoded protein is MKKLYKNLNLHSNIFILIISILILPLSSPSPQVKQTVSHAFHNTFVIGIDGGVTLPQTDYQTNKMGYSFRATGEYFFKTNSIHLFGLKLKLGYDLLTGEDNRGTISSQDGMRTIPATFKTGIFNGGIAATYSVSIGDVVFPYVSGGISNLWFDPKDGDGNLGEYNALGKYEKSSIAYSIEVGLRYLVSEKVSINLSANPYIPQTDYLDDVKAAFANDAYTTIMLGLTFSPFFNTDQDNDGINGSDDLCPDEAEDFDGFEDDDGCPEVDNDGDGILDANDKCPNDAEDKDGFEDQDGCPDLDNDGDGIPDAADKCPNDAEDKDGVEDEDGCPEYDEVVSEEKFILMGDEIFENNSAMIKMEGKKQLDEIVKKIQRYPEGSKWIIEGHMDSNGNKRFLRNLSLERAKAVLEYISYFGGLKRENFQVMGMGDNYPIGDNDTEEGRRQNRRIEIVPEK